One window of the Conexibacter sp. SYSU D00693 genome contains the following:
- a CDS encoding GNAT family N-acetyltransferase, with protein sequence MPVLRTPRLDLRPFTPADVPAMAKVYGDPEVMRHVATGEPWSAARTHAILEAYARRHRRDGISVLAVVERATGDLLGDAGLEPSPATDGALEVGWTLRRDAWGRGVATEAGAACVRHALTVPGAQAVEALVVPTNTASVRVALKLGLRPAGHRHAHGREHRVLRLTRGQERPMDVVVAGAHGQIAKLLHPRLVARGDRVRGLIRNPDQAAALEALGVEPVVCDLEHADVDELRAAVRGADAFVFAAGAGPGSGAERKATMDRDGAVRTIRACEDEGVARYVIVSSIGADDPPQGDEVFAVYLRAKAEADEALKASKLDWTVVRPGPLTDDEPTGKVRAARHVGRESVPRADVADVLAAVLAEPETAGEVFELGSGDTPIDEAVATLARAGS encoded by the coding sequence GTGCCCGTGCTGCGCACCCCGCGCCTCGACCTGCGGCCGTTCACGCCCGCCGACGTCCCCGCGATGGCGAAGGTGTACGGCGACCCGGAGGTCATGCGCCACGTCGCGACCGGCGAGCCGTGGAGCGCCGCCCGCACGCACGCGATCCTCGAGGCCTACGCCCGCCGCCACCGTCGCGACGGCATCTCCGTCCTGGCGGTCGTCGAGCGCGCGACCGGCGACCTCCTCGGCGACGCCGGCCTCGAGCCCTCGCCCGCCACCGACGGCGCGCTCGAGGTGGGCTGGACCCTGCGGCGCGACGCCTGGGGGAGGGGCGTGGCCACGGAGGCGGGCGCCGCCTGCGTCCGCCACGCCCTCACCGTCCCCGGCGCGCAGGCCGTCGAGGCGCTCGTCGTCCCGACGAACACCGCCTCGGTCCGCGTCGCCCTGAAGCTGGGACTGCGCCCCGCGGGCCACCGCCACGCACACGGCCGCGAGCACCGTGTCCTGCGCCTCACGCGGGGGCAGGAGAGGCCCATGGACGTCGTCGTCGCCGGAGCCCACGGCCAGATCGCCAAGCTGCTGCACCCGCGTCTCGTCGCCCGCGGCGACCGCGTGCGGGGCCTCATCCGCAACCCCGACCAGGCCGCGGCGCTCGAGGCGCTCGGCGTCGAGCCCGTCGTCTGCGACCTCGAGCACGCCGACGTTGACGAGCTGCGCGCCGCCGTCCGCGGGGCCGACGCCTTCGTCTTCGCCGCCGGCGCCGGACCCGGCTCGGGCGCCGAGCGCAAGGCGACGATGGACCGCGACGGCGCCGTGCGCACGATCCGCGCGTGCGAGGACGAGGGCGTGGCGCGCTACGTCATCGTCAGCTCGATCGGCGCCGACGACCCGCCTCAGGGCGACGAGGTCTTCGCCGTCTACCTGCGCGCGAAGGCCGAGGCCGACGAGGCGCTCAAGGCCTCGAAGCTCGACTGGACCGTGGTGCGGCCCGGCCCGCTGACCGACGACGAGCCGACCGGCAAGGTCCGTGCCGCCCGCCACGTCGGGCGCGAGAGCGTCCCGCGCGCCGACGTCGCCGACGTCCTCGCGGCCGTGCTGGCCGAGCCGGAGACCGCCGGCGAGGTCTTCGAGCTGGGCTCCGGCGACACGCCGATCGACGAGGCCGTCGCCACGCTCGCGCGCGCCGGCTCCTGA